A portion of the Magnetococcales bacterium genome contains these proteins:
- a CDS encoding Rpn family recombination-promoting nuclease/putative transposase: MIDNDDSIYHRLFSHPEMVADLLLNFLEPDLLTELDLSHMRRMNTKFTARTGQRRRGDVVWEIPTCAGSSVFLIL, translated from the coding sequence GATCGACAACGATGATTCCATTTACCATCGCCTCTTTTCCCATCCGGAAATGGTGGCTGATCTGCTGCTGAATTTTCTGGAGCCAGACCTCCTGACGGAACTTGACCTGTCGCACATGCGGCGGATGAACACCAAGTTTACGGCCAGGACCGGTCAACGGCGACGGGGAGACGTGGTATGGGAAATTCCCACCTGTGCCGGCAGCAGTGTATTTCTGATCCT